TACAAGGATCATTTTGTTTGACTATTTGGAAATCAAACAGGTAGATCATCTATAGGATATAGGTAGTATTAGGCATGTAGTTATATCAAATGGACATCCTAATAGCTGCATTAATGAAGATTTTGCAATCCTAAAAGTCTTTTATCTTAAAAACAGATGCTAAAAATGTTGTCCTTTAATTTTCAATTTGATCTCCTATAGATGGATCTTACATTCAAAGATTATGACTTTGAGTCAAACACTAGAAGAATGAATAAGGAAAGTTTAGATTTCAGTAGTTGAATAGCTATCTTGTGAATATACACTCTTATTAAAAATTTAGACCTAATTGTCTCTGTCTTCTCTGTAATAGGTGTGGATATTGCCAGCAACTTACCCCTAAGgtactaatttaatttgatattttCCTTGCTATTTAGAATGACTTATTTGGCTTTATCAATATTTGCTACGTACTCTCtccatcccaatttatgtggcacTGTTTGGATTTTTAGAGTCAAACGAGTTTTTCCGTGAATTGtgattttttcatgtcttttaaatattttgaattgttaattacTATGATATGtcttgcattagggtaggttgtctacatcacacctcttggggtgcggcccttccccggaccctgtgTGAACGCGGGATGCCTTGTGCACTGAGCTGCCTCTTTTAATTACTATGACTTATACTATTATTTTTGTAGTTTccaaataagtaaaattttatttttaaaaaacttaaaaattcttTGTCTGAATACACGGTCAAATCTGAATACACGGTCAAATTAAGAAGTTTAACTGTCAAAATCCGACTAGTACCACATAAATTGAGACAGAAGGAGTAACatattgtttttgttattttgtaACTATTTTTTCTATCGTGGCAGTACGAAGAAGCAGCTTCAGTGTTGAGTAGTCATGATCCTCCAGTTATTCTTGCTAAAATGGACACAACAGTTCCAGAAAATGCAGAACTTGCAAGAAATTACACACATAATGGTGTTCCGAGCATTAAGATATTCCGGAATGGTGGCAAGACAGTTCATGATTATAAAGGTACTCGTGAGACAGACGGTATAATCTCATATTTGAAAAAACATGCCGGCCCTGCATCTCTTGAaatcaaatcaaaggaagatgCCGCAAGCCTTATTGATGAGAAAAAGATTGTTGTTGTAAGTATTGGCATTTTTTGACACAGGTTTTCAGGTCTCTTTATATAATGTATTTCAATTGCCTCATTACTAGCTTGTGGATAAAAAAATAGCATGTTGTTATTTTAGGTTGGCATATTTCCAGAACTCTGTTTAGAGAAGATAAAGAACTTCACAGCTTTAGCTGAAGATTTACGAGTAGATTACGACTTTGTTCACACACTGGATGCTAAATTCCTCCCTCACGGTGGACCGGTTGATAAGCCAACTATTCGTCTATTTAAGCCATTTGATGAACTCTATGCTGATTTCGAGGTATTGTGATTTCTTGTGTTTGATTGTATATATCAATTTGACAGAACTCTCTTCCTTTTTGGTTGTGTAGCTTTGAACGGTTTCACTAACAGTGTAGTTGTATATACACATAATATTATCCCAGGATTTTCAAGTTGAGGCGATGCAGAATTTCATTGAAGAAACTAGCGTTCCGATCATGGCTATTCTTGatgacaagccagaaaaccaggcATTTGTTAACCACTTTTTGCATAGTCCCGGGGATAAGGTACTCAGCTTCCTAAATATTATTCATTGAAAGACAAAAAAAAAGGGCAGCACAGTGCACTTAGCTCCCGCTATGCGAGAGATCCGAGGAAGGGCTGGACCATaaaggtctattgtacgcagccttaccctgcatttctgcgagaggctgtttccacggctcgagcCCGTGATCTCCTGGTCACACGGCaataactttaccagttacgccaaggctccccttctatTCATTGAAAGACAGTAAAAAAAAAAGTGTGTATAAGAATATCCTCGGGAGATTTTCAATCAATGTTTGGAATTTGTAGGTATTTCTATTTTTGAACTTCACTACGGATCTTGATCTTTTCAAGTCCAAATACTATGATCTTGCCGCCAGTTACAAAGGAAAGGAAGCGAACTTCCTCTTAGGAGATGCTGAGACCGGTAAAAGAGCCCTTGAGGTCATTTTCCTCCTCCTTTCAATCCAATCTGCATAGAATACTTTATAATATTTCCTAATGGGAGAGAAAACTGAGATGCATATTTGTTGTTCGATTGCAGTATTTTGGATTGAACACTGATCAAGTGCCTTTGATTTTCGTACTTGCCATGGACGGCACAAAATACGTTGAGCGACACGTACAACCTGATAGCCTTGCAGCTTGGTTGAAGGATTTTAAGGTAATTACTTGGACCTGATTCTATGTTTTCCTTGTATTTCTGTTGCTAACGCGATCAAACTTCAAGTATCTTACTCGTTTCTACGCACGAATGTGAGGACTTATTTGTctttcaaatcttttttttttctttctccaagGTTGTTTCAATCCTTTCTTGTATGACTACAGGATGGCAAGTTGAAACCATACTTGAAGTCGCAGCCTATTCCGGAAGTCAATAACGAACCTGTCAAGGTGGTGGTTGCGGAGACTCTAGAGGATATGGTTTTCAACTCGGGGAAAGATGGTTCGTATCAACTAGTGCATCATTCTTTGAACAATAAATGCAAAAGTAGTTATATGTCGGACTCAGTTATAATTTCTATCTTGACTGGACACGACGTTTAAGGAAAAaaaggaagacttttgaaacttgtagtcCAAAATGAGCCATAGATATTTGCTATGTTGCATGACTCTCCAAAATGCTGTCACACTCGCgtcggatccttcaaaaataCACTATTTTTGGAAGATCCGACACGCACCTGACTATATTTTCGAAGAGTCTGAGCAACATAGTATATTTGTGTGGgtataaataattttattaagggtaaattgagaattttgaaaTTAAATTGTTACTAAATATAAAAAAGTGTTATTCTTTTTTAGACTGGCTTAAAAGGAAAGACTGTCACATAAATTGGGTCGGAAcgagtattatttattttttcgagGGATCGAAGGGGAGCATTAGTGAGTGAGTGCAGGGATTTTACTGCAGCCTATCATTTTGTTCTTGTTTTCTTGCAGTACTGCTAGAGTTCTATCGACTTGGTTGTAAATACTGTGAGGAATTTGCTCCGGTCT
This DNA window, taken from Nicotiana tabacum cultivar K326 chromosome 15, ASM71507v2, whole genome shotgun sequence, encodes the following:
- the LOC107801043 gene encoding protein disulfide-isomerase isoform X3, which gives rise to MPHGAEPMKNLRFDPNPLWLSGLICLTFGGQSYPVHVLQGSFCLTIWKSNRCGYCQQLTPKYEEAASVLSSHDPPVILAKMDTTVPENAELARNYTHNGVPSIKIFRNGGKTVHDYKGTRETDGIISYLKKHAGPASLEIKSKEDAASLIDEKKIVVVGIFPELCLEKIKNFTALAEDLRVDYDFVHTLDAKFLPHGGPVDKPTIRLFKPFDELYADFEDFQVEAMQNFIEETSVPIMAILDDKPENQAFVNHFLHSPGDKVFLFLNFTTDLDLFKSKYYDLAASYKGKEANFLLGDAETGKRALEYFGLNTDQVPLIFVLAMDGTKYVERHVQPDSLAAWLKDFKDGKLKPYLKSQPIPEVNNEPVKVVVAETLEDMVFNSGKDVLLEFYRLGCKYCEEFAPVLDEIALSFENDAHVLIAKIDGTENDIPRERFEVQGFPTLYMISTAGSLSRFEGNRTKEAVIEFIQTNRGSPAPSNFAKSDLTVSEHAQTDSMKDEL
- the LOC107801043 gene encoding protein disulfide-isomerase isoform X2, which produces MVATGAEPMKNLRFDPNPLWLSGLICLTFGGQSYPVHVLQGSFCLTIWKSNRCGYCQQLTPKYEEAASVLSSHDPPVILAKMDTTVPENAELARNYTHNGVPSIKIFRNGGKTVHDYKGTRETDGIISYLKKHAGPASLEIKSKEDAASLIDEKKIVVVGIFPELCLEKIKNFTALAEDLRVDYDFVHTLDAKFLPHGGPVDKPTIRLFKPFDELYADFEDFQVEAMQNFIEETSVPIMAILDDKPENQAFVNHFLHSPGDKVFLFLNFTTDLDLFKSKYYDLAASYKGKEANFLLGDAETGKRALEYFGLNTDQVPLIFVLAMDGTKYVERHVQPDSLAAWLKDFKDGKLKPYLKSQPIPEVNNEPVKVVVAETLEDMVFNSGKDVLLEFYRLGCKYCEEFAPVLDEIALSFENDAHVLIAKIDGTENDIPRERFEVQGFPTLYMISTAGSLSRFEGNRTKEAVIEFIQTNRGSPAPSNFAKSDLTVSEHAQTDSMKDEL
- the LOC107801043 gene encoding protein disulfide-isomerase isoform X1 yields the protein MANSCKVFSTLLAIFAVLATVAAVSADSAENEGQKVVAEEQEFVWTLDHTNYSDIISRHKMIVVEFYAPWCGYCQQLTPKYEEAASVLSSHDPPVILAKMDTTVPENAELARNYTHNGVPSIKIFRNGGKTVHDYKGTRETDGIISYLKKHAGPASLEIKSKEDAASLIDEKKIVVVGIFPELCLEKIKNFTALAEDLRVDYDFVHTLDAKFLPHGGPVDKPTIRLFKPFDELYADFEDFQVEAMQNFIEETSVPIMAILDDKPENQAFVNHFLHSPGDKVFLFLNFTTDLDLFKSKYYDLAASYKGKEANFLLGDAETGKRALEYFGLNTDQVPLIFVLAMDGTKYVERHVQPDSLAAWLKDFKDGKLKPYLKSQPIPEVNNEPVKVVVAETLEDMVFNSGKDVLLEFYRLGCKYCEEFAPVLDEIALSFENDAHVLIAKIDGTENDIPRERFEVQGFPTLYMISTAGSLSRFEGNRTKEAVIEFIQTNRGSPAPSNFAKSDLTVSEHAQTDSMKDEL
- the LOC107801043 gene encoding protein disulfide-isomerase isoform X4, whose product is MDTTVPENAELARNYTHNGVPSIKIFRNGGKTVHDYKGTRETDGIISYLKKHAGPASLEIKSKEDAASLIDEKKIVVVGIFPELCLEKIKNFTALAEDLRVDYDFVHTLDAKFLPHGGPVDKPTIRLFKPFDELYADFEDFQVEAMQNFIEETSVPIMAILDDKPENQAFVNHFLHSPGDKVFLFLNFTTDLDLFKSKYYDLAASYKGKEANFLLGDAETGKRALEYFGLNTDQVPLIFVLAMDGTKYVERHVQPDSLAAWLKDFKDGKLKPYLKSQPIPEVNNEPVKVVVAETLEDMVFNSGKDVLLEFYRLGCKYCEEFAPVLDEIALSFENDAHVLIAKIDGTENDIPRERFEVQGFPTLYMISTAGSLSRFEGNRTKEAVIEFIQTNRGSPAPSNFAKSDLTVSEHAQTDSMKDEL